AATCAACTGATAAAAATGGGTTCTCTTCAACGGTAATCGCTTTAATTATCTGAAGGAGAATGTGTTCCTGCTCTTCTCCATCACTCCATCCATGGATTTCTGCTCTAATGAGATCGAGATTTTCATTTATTAATTTCCATATTGGAAAGTCTTTCCTAGGCATAACGAAATCTTGCTCTTTGAGCTTCAAGCTTGGACAAAAATCTCCTGCTCCGTCACCAAGATAGatcattcttttctttccttCCTTAGCCAATGAAGCTTGTATTCTTTCTATTATCAGGCCCTGTTAATAcacaaaatcatacattaaaatatGTTTAATTGCCTATAAGTTTGATtcgaataatgaaaataaatagtAATTTTCCTGCCTTAAATTTGGTAAGGAAGTACTATAGTTTTTTATTTCTGTGTGTGGGGACATAATAAGGAACACGTGAAGGTGAGGTACAAAACatgaagacaaaaaaaataaaaatatttccagCATATTCGAATAATATTAGTAAATACTATCCAAGTATCTAACAAGTCACTTTAGAAACGTTAGagccataaaaaaataaattgtgaaaCTAGTCAAGAATATTTActtcaaatcatatcaatttacAATATATGCAGGTAGAGACACTTGACACATAATATGGTAAATTAAATTCAACAATATACAATAGCGACACGTGATACATATTATGGTATAGATTAAATTCAATGATTGACAATATATGTAGATAGAGACACGTGACACATATTATGgtataaattaaattcaacaaTTTTGTATAAAAAGTGCGATTAAATTTTTACCTTGCACATGTTGGGAGGGCAAACATTGCAGCTGCAACCATGAGAGGAAGTGTGAAAATCGTGGTAAGGACGGATTCTTAGTTTCCCTTCCTCATCAACGTATCCTGGATTTGTGTTGATCTCTGTGAAACAATCATAAATTCCAAGATGATTCAAAATCGTCTCAATGTAGAAGAGATTCGCATCGCTTACTATTTTCAAATCACA
The nucleotide sequence above comes from Capsicum annuum cultivar UCD-10X-F1 unplaced genomic scaffold, UCD10Xv1.1 ctg75984, whole genome shotgun sequence. Encoded proteins:
- the LOC107861750 gene encoding inorganic pyrophosphatase 1; translated protein: MCSSHFKLKQSLCSAKKKNQKREFFSLFCFIRLKTPLVQSKEMAGIVVVFDFDKTIIDLDSDNWVVDELGATDLFNQLLPTMPWNSVMDRMMKELHEQGKTIKDIEEVLKRAPIIPRVVSAIKAAHALGCDLKIVSDANLFYIETILNHLGIYDCFTEINTNPGYVDEEGKLRIRPYHDFHTSSHGCSCNVCPPNMCKGLIIERIQASLAKEGKKRMIYLGDGAGDFCPSLKLKEQDFVMPRKDFPIWKLINENLDLIRAEIHGWSDGEEQEHILLQIIKAITVEENPFLSVDCKFQTIPINAVHETLPKALPVPY